One window from the genome of Fusobacterium varium encodes:
- a CDS encoding amidohydrolase family protein — MLLKNIAYLDKNLDVIFNKDIRIKDNYIKEIRENLEIEGEEEVINGENLLVTPGLCDAHTHFGQQLLKGKVLDAEGIIWKNIMLPFESSITDEIMSLNTKLALIEMIKAGTTSFVDAGSYHMDSACREILKSGMRGAVTYSSMVDSSLPKSICDTTDEVIEKNNALYENWNRKGLIQVYYSIRSLMSVNEELILKVSQEAKKRDAMLETHMNEYDKEVENVIKKTGLPPYEYLEKLGVLNTNFIGAHSLILNEEEKDIIKKYDIKIVQCPFSNSGKALANTPQLIKNGVKIGLGSDGVAHGGLSLWDEMKTLRCMMSVTWGIQENNRSIMPAKTLLKMAMENGKYFLRKNIGTIKEGYLADLIFIDLNQPHLWYSGNYTNTIFECVNKGDIIHSMVDGRWVMKDRKILTIDEYSVHEELKKWLSL; from the coding sequence ATGTTATTAAAAAATATTGCTTATTTAGATAAAAACTTAGATGTTATCTTTAATAAAGATATTCGTATTAAAGATAACTATATAAAGGAGATTAGGGAAAATCTTGAGATTGAGGGAGAAGAGGAAGTTATAAATGGAGAAAATCTTCTTGTAACTCCAGGACTTTGTGATGCACATACTCATTTTGGACAACAACTTTTAAAGGGAAAGGTACTAGATGCTGAGGGAATTATTTGGAAAAATATTATGTTACCCTTTGAAAGCTCTATAACAGATGAGATTATGTCACTAAATACAAAGTTAGCATTGATTGAGATGATAAAAGCTGGAACTACCTCTTTTGTTGATGCTGGAAGTTACCATATGGATTCAGCTTGTAGAGAGATCCTCAAAAGTGGAATGAGGGGAGCTGTTACATACTCATCTATGGTTGATAGCTCTTTACCTAAAAGTATATGTGATACAACAGATGAGGTTATAGAAAAAAACAATGCTCTTTATGAAAATTGGAATAGAAAAGGGTTGATACAAGTGTATTACTCTATCCGTTCTCTTATGTCTGTCAACGAGGAGTTAATTTTAAAAGTTTCACAAGAGGCAAAAAAAAGAGATGCTATGTTAGAGACTCATATGAATGAGTATGATAAAGAGGTTGAAAACGTTATTAAGAAAACAGGGTTACCTCCATATGAGTATTTAGAAAAGTTAGGTGTTTTAAATACTAATTTTATAGGTGCTCACTCTCTTATTTTAAATGAGGAAGAAAAGGATATTATAAAAAAATATGATATAAAAATAGTTCAATGCCCTTTCTCAAACTCTGGAAAAGCTCTTGCAAATACTCCTCAATTAATTAAAAATGGGGTTAAAATAGGGCTTGGAAGTGATGGAGTTGCCCATGGTGGTTTAAGCTTATGGGATGAGATGAAAACTCTACGTTGTATGATGAGTGTAACTTGGGGGATACAGGAAAATAATAGAAGTATTATGCCAGCTAAAACACTTTTAAAAATGGCAATGGAAAATGGAAAATATTTCTTAAGAAAAAATATTGGAACTATTAAAGAGGGATATTTAGCTGATCTTATATTTATAGATCTTAATCAACCTCACCTTTGGTATAGTGGCAACTACACAAATACAATTTTTGAATGTGTAAATAAAGGGGATATTATTCACTCAATGGTAGATGGTAGATGGGTTATGAAAGATAGAAAGATTCTTACTATTGATGAGTATAGTGTCCATGAGGAGTTGAAAAAATGGCTATCATTATAA
- a CDS encoding Crp/Fnr family transcriptional regulator — protein sequence MTFDEVLAKVPQLNDYLINMPKELKSKFVVKIHPPGTIIHHQQSDLDIFGIVATGEHRVINIFENGNIFMIEKNEPIDFIGEVTILAGMRQTSVTIETITESIIMYISREDFEEWIKKDIHFLYLVSQKVALKLYRSSSNRGAKLFYPPTFLLLDYLIQYAQREDIKKGETLILKQTREELYEEVSISVKTLNRTIGKLKQDGVISIIKGKIAISYDQYKLARKMVKYYVKQDIKNN from the coding sequence GTGACATTTGATGAAGTTTTAGCTAAAGTACCACAACTGAATGATTATCTTATTAATATGCCAAAAGAGTTAAAAAGTAAGTTTGTTGTGAAGATACATCCACCAGGAACTATTATCCACCACCAACAAAGTGATCTTGATATTTTTGGGATTGTTGCCACTGGGGAGCATAGGGTAATCAATATCTTTGAAAATGGTAATATATTTATGATAGAGAAAAATGAACCTATTGACTTTATAGGTGAGGTTACTATTTTAGCTGGAATGAGGCAAACCTCTGTTACTATTGAAACTATAACTGAAAGTATTATTATGTATATATCTCGTGAGGATTTTGAAGAGTGGATAAAAAAGGATATACACTTTCTATATTTAGTATCACAAAAGGTAGCTTTAAAACTTTATCGTTCATCTTCAAATAGAGGGGCAAAACTTTTCTATCCCCCTACATTTTTACTACTAGATTATTTAATACAGTATGCTCAGAGGGAAGATATAAAAAAAGGGGAAACTCTTATTTTAAAACAAACTAGAGAGGAACTTTATGAAGAGGTAAGTATCAGTGTAAAAACTTTAAATAGAACAATTGGAAAATTGAAACAAGATGGAGTAATATCTATAATAAAGGGAAAGATAGCTATATCTTATGATCAATATAAATTGGCTAGGAAAATGGTTAAATACTATGTAAAACAAGATATAAAAAATAATTAA
- a CDS encoding MATE family efflux transporter — MIDLTTGNPTKQMLKFALPVCFGNIFQLFYSLADTRIVGSTLGETSLAAVGATTSISTLLIGFLSGMTNGFAIIVAQQFGRKDEKKIRKTIAGTLLLGVILSIAISILSLTFLDNILNILNISPELYGESSLYIKVILVGITATMFYNAFAGVLRAIGDTFAPLMFLIIACGLNIFLDLYFILKLNMGVSGAGLATVISQAFSVLLCIIYMWKRYPMFRVKKSDFILKIDLLKKLCSSGFSMGMMMSLVFFGTLALQTAINTFGTNIIVAHTASRKLTEFFMLPFSVFGVTMATYCGQNRGARQPERIKKGIWQALFITWVWGVFVIILSYTVAPYLIYLVTGTENREIIETSQKYLRVNSVFYFVPAAISILRNAMQGIGDHVTPIVSSGLELIGKVAVVIFLVPSLKYFGIIISEPIVWVVMVIPLIVKIISNPIFKIREGKKEI; from the coding sequence ATGATAGATTTAACAACTGGAAATCCAACTAAACAGATGCTAAAATTTGCTTTGCCTGTTTGTTTTGGAAATATTTTTCAACTTTTTTATAGTTTGGCAGATACAAGAATTGTAGGAAGTACTTTAGGGGAAACTTCCTTGGCAGCAGTAGGGGCAACAACCTCAATAAGTACATTGTTGATAGGGTTTCTATCTGGAATGACAAATGGTTTTGCTATTATAGTGGCACAACAATTTGGAAGAAAGGATGAGAAAAAAATAAGGAAAACTATTGCAGGAACATTGCTATTAGGGGTTATACTTTCTATTGCTATATCAATATTAAGCTTAACTTTTTTAGATAATATCTTAAATATACTAAATATTTCACCAGAGTTATATGGAGAATCTAGTTTGTATATTAAAGTGATCTTAGTAGGAATAACAGCAACTATGTTTTACAATGCCTTTGCAGGAGTTTTAAGAGCTATTGGTGATACCTTTGCTCCCTTGATGTTTTTGATAATAGCTTGTGGACTAAATATATTTTTAGATCTATATTTTATATTAAAGCTTAATATGGGAGTAAGTGGAGCTGGATTGGCAACAGTTATATCACAAGCTTTTTCTGTGCTCCTTTGTATTATATATATGTGGAAGAGATATCCCATGTTTCGTGTTAAAAAGAGTGATTTTATTTTAAAGATAGATCTACTAAAAAAACTTTGTTCCTCTGGTTTCTCAATGGGAATGATGATGTCTTTAGTTTTCTTTGGAACTTTAGCTCTTCAAACTGCAATAAATACCTTTGGAACAAATATAATTGTGGCTCATACAGCTAGTAGAAAATTAACTGAGTTCTTTATGCTGCCTTTTTCAGTTTTTGGAGTGACAATGGCAACATATTGTGGACAGAATAGAGGGGCTAGACAACCAGAGAGAATTAAAAAAGGTATTTGGCAAGCTCTGTTTATAACTTGGGTGTGGGGTGTCTTTGTAATTATTTTAAGTTATACAGTAGCACCATATCTTATATACTTAGTGACTGGAACGGAAAATAGAGAGATTATTGAGACTTCACAAAAATATTTAAGGGTAAATAGTGTGTTTTACTTTGTCCCAGCAGCTATTTCAATATTGAGAAATGCTATGCAAGGGATAGGTGATCATGTAACACCAATTGTTTCAAGTGGGTTAGAGCTAATTGGTAAAGTGGCAGTAGTTATATTTTTAGTTCCAAGTTTGAAATATTTTGGGATAATTATATCAGAGCCTATTGTTTGGGTAGTTATGGTAATTCCATTGATAGTGAAGATTATAAGCAATCCAATTTTTAAGATAAGAGAGGGTAAAAAAGAGATCTAA
- the cas2 gene encoding CRISPR-associated endonuclease Cas2 encodes MKYIISYDISSSKIRKEFSDFLLSENFIRIQKSVFIGNIKKKYLFKKIQDWIKNIENEKDSILLCPLCENDLKESYFIGKTFDTEDLELFEKFLFF; translated from the coding sequence ATGAAATACATAATTAGTTATGATATTAGTAGTTCAAAAATTAGAAAAGAGTTTAGTGATTTTTTATTAAGTGAAAATTTTATAAGAATTCAAAAATCAGTTTTTATTGGTAATATCAAAAAGAAATATCTATTTAAAAAAATTCAAGATTGGATAAAAAATATTGAAAATGAAAAAGATTCTATTTTATTATGCCCTTTATGTGAAAATGACTTAAAGGAATCTTATTTTATAGGGAAAACTTTTGATACTGAGGATTTAGAATTATTTGAAAAATTTTTGTTTTTTTAG
- a CDS encoding ATP-dependent DNA helicase RecQ: MIKIIRNKIEDIEKKGKNSLIILKGFDEVTFKELSKEIEPAFFSEINSLKELLENRKKMQKKLITLDDNIYIGRYEELLTVKNNLSLYEGKIFILENNLFSYYQYNFKDKKEITNFTMARNNEVIKEENLEYEHFYSDFILNNNEVYIKYRDIDYIQDIDDIEIKKIEIFSYQKYIPRENEINQYVEGTKVYKYSATYPIKNEELKYEIINSKTKNSINILIDKETIKSSKFQYDLGSLKALCDLYSIKIDFYSKTKELKNSFRKEISEILLKYWKSKEFRNLNFYTNPDISLDKSSISQGQIIEEVIQEVEKSKSMQDFNNIFITAPTGAGKSIFFQIPALYLAEKYNLVTIIISPLKALMEDQIKSLGEKGVKNACYLNSGLSFIERNARIEEIKRGEKSIVYLSPELLQTNSDISTIIGDREIGLIVIDEAHTVSSWGKNFRIDYLLIGNYVEKITQQKKYKFPIVALTATAIIGGENDSVYEILKALKIDSHSIHIGEVRKDNIKFDIKEFIPEEGSYNFRKEEKVKERVSEKLAEDKKSIFYFPFAKQASETYEVLPKDIKSNVACYTGKLADENRKVSQEEFKSNKRKIMLATKAFGMGIDIPDIEHIYHYGLSGDLADYVQEIGRCARNKNTTGVAEIDFNRRDLRYPKMLRSISSIKQWQMKLIIEKLFELYKLNKYKSTFLISIESFSHIFTEKDSDLEKKVKQALYFLEKDLHEKYTFPVVVARPKAFFSSLYVVINNNNIKDILTDENKRYFKKIMSQDENKRIRRVYSNYKAEEINIFDAGDIYEFSVAKYWEDKYDHLSYPMFIRELFLGKIFDPEHLSQRIKLKIELSKKSEEVFSEIEHYLNIMLTALSNKKGYFTKSELEEEFERLLVGKSSLFIRKLTNIVLTYTFIGTAFGGKDNGEKFLRIVKDLEQEEDRYTLVRGNFSKFRSSIIRNFTEMFDKDGSEKEFIKYLSKDSKYLEVANLIQALELGTFEVTGGNTPKIFIRINEPAKLEALVKGNKYSNSFLSSIEKAGKKADSVLEDFFTKKRSNEERWDFIERYFLGKI, translated from the coding sequence ATGATTAAGATAATAAGAAATAAGATAGAAGATATAGAAAAAAAAGGAAAAAATAGTTTAATTATTCTAAAAGGTTTTGATGAAGTTACTTTTAAAGAATTGAGTAAAGAGATTGAGCCTGCATTTTTTTCAGAAATTAACTCATTAAAAGAGTTATTAGAAAATAGAAAAAAGATGCAAAAAAAACTTATAACTTTAGATGATAATATTTATATAGGACGTTATGAAGAACTACTTACAGTAAAAAATAATCTAAGTTTATATGAGGGAAAAATATTTATTTTAGAAAACAATCTTTTTTCATACTATCAGTATAATTTTAAAGATAAAAAAGAGATTACTAATTTTACTATGGCTAGAAATAATGAAGTTATCAAAGAGGAAAATTTGGAGTATGAGCACTTCTATTCAGATTTTATACTTAATAATAATGAAGTTTATATAAAATATAGAGATATTGATTATATTCAAGATATAGATGATATAGAGATAAAAAAAATAGAGATATTTTCATATCAAAAATATATTCCAAGAGAAAATGAAATTAATCAATATGTTGAAGGAACTAAAGTTTATAAATATTCTGCAACTTATCCAATAAAAAATGAAGAGTTAAAATATGAGATAATTAATTCTAAAACAAAGAATAGTATCAATATTCTAATAGATAAAGAAACTATAAAAAGTAGCAAATTCCAATATGATTTAGGAAGTTTAAAGGCTCTTTGTGACTTATACTCTATAAAGATAGATTTCTATTCAAAAACCAAAGAACTTAAAAATAGTTTTAGAAAAGAGATAAGTGAGATTTTATTAAAATATTGGAAAAGCAAGGAGTTTAGAAATCTAAATTTCTATACTAATCCAGATATCTCTTTAGATAAATCTTCAATCTCTCAAGGACAAATAATAGAAGAGGTTATACAAGAGGTTGAAAAATCAAAAAGTATGCAAGATTTTAACAATATCTTTATAACAGCTCCTACTGGAGCAGGGAAATCAATATTCTTTCAAATTCCAGCTCTATATTTAGCAGAAAAATATAATTTAGTTACAATTATTATCTCACCTCTAAAGGCGTTGATGGAAGATCAAATTAAAAGTCTAGGAGAAAAGGGAGTTAAAAATGCTTGTTATCTAAACTCTGGATTATCTTTTATTGAAAGAAATGCTCGTATAGAAGAGATTAAAAGAGGAGAAAAATCAATAGTTTACCTATCTCCAGAATTACTACAAACAAATTCAGATATCTCTACTATAATAGGAGATAGAGAGATAGGTCTTATAGTAATAGATGAAGCTCATACAGTTAGTTCTTGGGGTAAAAACTTTAGAATAGATTATCTTTTGATAGGAAACTATGTTGAAAAGATAACTCAGCAAAAAAAATATAAGTTTCCAATTGTGGCACTAACTGCAACAGCTATTATAGGTGGAGAAAACGATAGTGTTTATGAGATTTTAAAAGCTTTAAAGATTGATTCTCACTCTATTCATATTGGTGAAGTTAGAAAAGATAATATAAAATTTGATATAAAAGAGTTTATTCCAGAAGAGGGATCATATAACTTTAGAAAAGAAGAGAAGGTAAAAGAGCGTGTAAGTGAAAAATTAGCTGAGGATAAAAAATCTATATTCTATTTTCCATTTGCAAAACAAGCTTCTGAAACTTATGAAGTGTTACCTAAAGATATTAAATCAAATGTTGCATGTTATACTGGAAAACTAGCTGATGAAAATAGAAAAGTCTCTCAAGAGGAGTTTAAGAGCAATAAAAGAAAGATTATGTTAGCTACTAAAGCTTTTGGTATGGGAATAGATATTCCTGATATAGAGCATATTTATCATTATGGTTTAAGTGGTGATTTAGCTGACTATGTACAAGAGATTGGAAGATGTGCTAGAAATAAAAATACAACTGGAGTGGCAGAGATTGATTTTAATAGAAGGGATTTAAGATATCCTAAGATGTTAAGAAGTATCTCTAGTATAAAACAATGGCAGATGAAGTTAATTATAGAAAAACTATTTGAGTTATATAAACTTAATAAATACAAATCGACATTTTTAATTTCAATAGAAAGTTTCTCTCATATCTTTACTGAAAAAGATTCAGATTTAGAGAAAAAAGTAAAACAAGCACTATACTTCCTAGAAAAAGATTTACATGAAAAATATACTTTCCCAGTTGTAGTGGCTAGACCAAAAGCTTTCTTCTCCTCTCTTTATGTAGTAATAAATAACAATAATATAAAAGATATCTTAACAGATGAAAATAAAAGATATTTTAAAAAGATTATGAGCCAAGATGAAAATAAAAGAATCAGAAGAGTATACAGCAACTATAAAGCTGAAGAGATCAATATATTTGATGCTGGAGATATTTATGAGTTTTCTGTGGCTAAATATTGGGAAGATAAATATGATCATTTAAGTTACCCTATGTTTATAAGAGAATTATTTTTAGGTAAAATTTTTGATCCAGAGCATTTAAGTCAAAGAATTAAACTAAAAATTGAACTTTCTAAAAAAAGTGAAGAGGTTTTCTCTGAAATAGAACACTACCTAAATATTATGCTTACAGCTTTAAGTAATAAAAAAGGGTATTTCACAAAGAGTGAGCTAGAAGAGGAGTTTGAAAGACTTTTAGTTGGAAAGAGTAGCCTTTTTATAAGAAAATTAACTAATATAGTATTGACTTATACATTTATAGGAACTGCTTTTGGTGGAAAAGATAATGGAGAAAAATTTTTACGTATAGTAAAAGATCTAGAACAAGAAGAGGATAGATACACTCTTGTAAGAGGAAATTTCTCTAAATTTAGAAGTAGTATAATCAGAAACTTTACAGAGATGTTTGATAAAGATGGATCTGAAAAGGAGTTTATAAAATATCTATCAAAAGACTCTAAATATTTAGAGGTAGCTAATCTAATTCAAGCCTTAGAATTAGGAACTTTTGAAGTAACTGGTGGAAATACTCCAAAGATTTTCATAAGAATAAATGAACCTGCTAAATTAGAAGCACTTGTAAAAGGTAATAAATATTCTAACTCTTTCCTATCTTCAATAGAAAAAGCTGGAAAAAAAGCAGATAGTGTATTAGAAGATTTCTTTACCAAAAAGAGAAGCAATGAGGAAAGATGGGATTTTATAGAGAGATACTTTTTAGGTAAAATTTAA
- a CDS encoding DUF3100 domain-containing protein, translated as MEKEKMLYNSLRERVKIEYKLYVLAFILIADSIGRISIPMKIGTFILFPIFYSLILGMLSGPECFKIINSTQVKAASKLVIVCICPFIVKLGVNAGANIQTVLSAGPALLLQEIGNLGTIFFAMPVAILLGLKREAIGATHSINRESNLALATDVFGSDSPETRGSLSVYIVGGMIGTIYFGILASVVAHTGLFHPFALALASGVGAGIMMASATASLSIIYPTMAAQISALASASETLSGITGIYVAIFVGIPLTKKIYEFLEPKLSPKKELKNQLKGEIK; from the coding sequence ATGGAAAAAGAAAAGATGTTGTACAATTCATTAAGAGAAAGGGTAAAGATAGAGTATAAACTCTATGTTCTAGCTTTTATTTTAATTGCTGATTCAATAGGTAGAATCTCAATTCCAATGAAAATAGGAACTTTTATACTATTCCCAATTTTTTATTCATTAATTTTAGGAATGTTAAGTGGACCAGAGTGTTTTAAGATTATTAATTCAACTCAAGTAAAAGCTGCAAGTAAATTGGTAATTGTTTGTATCTGCCCATTTATTGTTAAATTAGGAGTAAATGCTGGAGCAAATATTCAAACTGTACTATCAGCAGGACCTGCTCTTTTACTTCAAGAGATTGGTAACTTAGGAACTATCTTCTTTGCAATGCCAGTAGCTATCTTATTAGGGTTAAAAAGAGAGGCAATAGGAGCAACTCACTCAATAAATCGTGAATCTAACCTAGCTCTTGCAACAGATGTATTTGGAAGTGACTCTCCAGAAACTAGAGGAAGTTTATCTGTATATATAGTTGGGGGAATGATAGGAACAATATATTTTGGAATCTTAGCATCAGTTGTTGCTCATACTGGACTTTTCCATCCATTTGCCCTAGCATTAGCAAGTGGTGTAGGTGCTGGAATTATGATGGCAAGTGCCACAGCATCTCTATCTATAATCTATCCTACTATGGCAGCTCAAATTTCAGCTTTAGCAAGTGCAAGTGAAACTCTATCAGGTATCACAGGAATCTATGTAGCTATTTTTGTAGGTATTCCATTAACTAAAAAGATCTATGAATTTTTAGAGCCAAAATTATCACCTAAAAAAGAGTTAAAAAATCAATTAAAAGGAGAGATTAAATAA
- a CDS encoding sulfite exporter TauE/SafE family protein: protein MAIIIIVNIIVGCLVGLTGVAGFLLPMLYVSLNYNVKEALALSFFAFLVCGVIGSINYYKHKQLDISFGIKLGISSLFGACLGVYLNSMIDESIIKILLYMVVLLSGISILLRKDKESLNNKTPNIFITILIGFVTAIVCALSGAGGPILVMPLLVVLGVNVKQAIAIALFDSIFIAIPSVIGYIQGCYSNSLLIVLLISSFFHGVGVFIGSKYSVKVNHLVLKRCVAIISIFVVLYKLFG from the coding sequence ATGGCTATCATTATAATTGTCAATATTATAGTAGGATGTTTAGTAGGGCTTACAGGAGTGGCAGGTTTTCTACTTCCTATGCTCTATGTATCTTTAAACTACAATGTAAAAGAGGCTTTAGCTCTTAGCTTTTTTGCCTTTTTAGTGTGTGGGGTTATAGGTTCTATCAACTACTATAAACATAAACAGTTGGATATATCTTTTGGTATAAAATTAGGAATATCTAGTTTATTTGGAGCTTGTTTAGGTGTATATTTAAACTCTATGATTGATGAATCAATTATAAAAATTCTATTATATATGGTAGTTCTACTATCTGGAATCTCTATTCTACTTAGAAAAGATAAAGAGAGTTTAAATAATAAGACTCCCAATATCTTTATTACAATTTTAATAGGTTTTGTAACTGCTATTGTATGTGCTCTCTCAGGAGCAGGTGGACCTATTCTTGTTATGCCACTGTTAGTTGTGCTAGGAGTAAATGTAAAACAAGCTATTGCTATTGCTCTATTTGATTCTATATTTATTGCTATTCCAAGTGTTATTGGTTATATACAAGGGTGTTACTCTAATTCCCTTCTTATTGTACTTTTAATCTCATCTTTCTTTCATGGAGTTGGGGTGTTTATTGGAAGTAAGTATAGTGTAAAAGTTAATCACCTTGTACTTAAACGTTGTGTGGCTATAATCTCTATATTTGTAGTATTATATAAGTTATTTGGATAA
- the cas2 gene encoding CRISPR-associated endonuclease Cas2 — protein sequence MKIIVTYDIIKNKIRGEIADILFFYGLLRVQNSVFFGDIKKRKIKNLVKRIKSIELEEEDSIYIFKVCEKDFKNINFFGKSINLYYIEEDFIFI from the coding sequence ATGAAGATAATAGTAACTTATGATATAATAAAAAATAAAATTAGAGGGGAAATTGCAGATATTCTCTTTTTTTATGGATTGCTAAGAGTTCAAAATTCAGTCTTTTTTGGTGATATAAAGAAGAGGAAAATTAAAAATCTAGTAAAAAGAATAAAAAGTATAGAACTAGAAGAAGAGGATTCAATATATATTTTTAAGGTGTGTGAAAAAGATTTTAAAAACATAAATTTTTTTGGAAAGAGTATAAACTTATATTATATTGAAGAAGACTTTATATTTATTTGA
- the cas1 gene encoding CRISPR-associated endonuclease Cas1, translating to MDLFIEKTGTKVSYEKGYFILENKDEKTKKISFDNIDNILINQGCTLTTNFIKNAILKDISIYFIDEYGNVYGNINSIIYNTNPEIKIAQLKIFATSLGRDIGRKWIIEKINNQKLHLQKIHSRRGILNSFVEIEKEFDFLIENIKQIDLNQEQYSNIIMGYEGRASVLYFENIKKFLPKPWQFEKRETQGASEPYNIVLNYIFGVLYSKIEKSLILAGLDIQIGVIHSLGKNRKSLVYDFIEPFRILGWEITFVLFSKKMLNKNDFDLKERKINPNGKKIIIQELYSRLNNIVEYEGKKIKFEETIRKKADLLVKELMKNEIHN from the coding sequence ATGGATCTATTTATTGAAAAAACAGGGACAAAAGTTTCTTATGAAAAAGGATATTTTATTTTAGAAAATAAAGATGAAAAAACAAAAAAAATTTCATTTGATAATATTGATAATATACTTATAAATCAAGGTTGCACTTTGACTACTAATTTTATAAAAAATGCAATTTTAAAAGATATAAGCATCTACTTTATAGATGAATATGGAAATGTTTACGGAAATATCAATAGCATTATTTACAATACAAATCCTGAAATAAAAATAGCTCAATTAAAAATATTTGCAACTTCTTTAGGAAGAGATATTGGTAGAAAATGGATTATTGAAAAAATTAATAATCAAAAATTACATTTGCAGAAAATACACTCAAGAAGAGGAATACTAAATAGCTTTGTTGAAATAGAAAAAGAGTTTGATTTTTTAATTGAGAACATTAAACAAATAGATTTAAATCAAGAGCAATATAGCAATATTATAATGGGGTATGAAGGAAGAGCAAGTGTTTTATATTTTGAAAATATAAAAAAATTTCTGCCTAAACCTTGGCAATTTGAAAAAAGAGAAACTCAAGGAGCTAGTGAACCGTACAATATTGTATTAAACTATATTTTTGGAGTTTTATATTCTAAAATAGAAAAGTCTTTAATATTAGCAGGATTGGATATACAAATTGGAGTAATTCATTCACTGGGAAAAAATAGAAAATCTCTAGTTTATGATTTTATTGAACCATTTAGAATTTTAGGCTGGGAAATAACATTTGTTTTATTTAGCAAAAAAATGTTAAATAAAAATGATTTTGATTTAAAAGAAAGAAAAATAAATCCTAATGGGAAAAAAATAATAATTCAAGAACTTTACTCAAGACTAAATAATATTGTTGAATATGAAGGGAAAAAAATAAAATTTGAAGAAACAATAAGAAAAAAAGCTGATTTACTTGTAAAGGAATTGATGAAAAATGAAATACATAATTAG